The Elusimicrobiota bacterium genome contains the following window.
GCGGGCAGCAGACCCGGGCTGTGAGAATCGGTGAACATCAAGCGGGAGATATGGCTGTTGGCCAACAAGCACGGCTACAGAATGGAGCAGCACCAGGAGAATATCTTCCTCCTCATCTTCGTGAAGCCGGGCGTACAAATCAACGTCTACTACAGCACTATGACCGTCGGGACAGCCATCAATCACCCCAAGCAGGGGAAGACCCAGCTCTTCCGCAGGGGCTGCAGTCTGCAGGACCTGGCCGCCATCTTCAAGAATCCCCGCGCGCACCTAGGGACCGGCTACCACGAGCTCACCGAACTGGAGCGTCGCGGTGGTTAACCTCCGGGGCTACCAGGCCGGCCCCCTTGGCGTGGAGGGGATCCGCACGGCGTTCAACGACGGGGCGCAATCCGTCCTGTACGTCTCCCCGACCGGGAGCGGCAAGACCGTCGTCTTCAGCTACATAGCCCACAACGCTGCCGAGCGCCGGACCAGGACCTGCATCGTAGTCCACCGCGACACCCTGCTGCGCCAGGCCAGCCAGGCGCTGACCTTCGCCGGCGTCCCGCACGGCATCATCGCCCCCGGGCACTCCCCCACCGCAGACCTGGTCCACGTGGCCAGCGTTCAGACCTTGGTGCGCCGGCTCACCCGGCACGAGTTCGACTTCCTCATCATCGACGAGGCCCATCACGCTGTGGCCGGCAGCTGGCGGAAGGTCCTCGAGTCTTACCGCGAGGCCCGGGTGCTTGGCGTCACGGCCACTCCCCGCCGGCACGACGGCCGCGGCCTGGGCGACGTCTTCCAAAAGATGGTCGTCGGACCCAGCACGGTCGAGCTCATCGAGCTGGGCTACTTGGTCCCGCCGGTCGTCTACGCGCCATCGAGCCGGCCGGACCTGTCCCGCCTCAAGGTCCGCGGCAGCGACTACGACAAGCGCGAGCTCACCCAGGTGATGGACAAGCCCGTCGTCACCGGAGACGCCGTGGCCCACTATCGGAAGATCTGCCCGGGAGTCCCCTTCGTCGTCTTCTGCGTGAGCATCCAACACGCGGAGGACGTCGCCGCGGACTTCAACGCGGCTGGGATCTCCACAGCGGCCATCAGCGGCCGCATGCGCCCAGACGAGGTGGAACGCGCGCTCGAAGGCCTCGCGGACGGCCGGCTG
Protein-coding sequences here:
- a CDS encoding DEAD/DEAH box helicase — encoded protein: MVNLRGYQAGPLGVEGIRTAFNDGAQSVLYVSPTGSGKTVVFSYIAHNAAERRTRTCIVVHRDTLLRQASQALTFAGVPHGIIAPGHSPTADLVHVASVQTLVRRLTRHEFDFLIIDEAHHAVAGSWRKVLESYREARVLGVTATPRRHDGRGLGDVFQKMVVGPSTVELIELGYLVPPVVYAPSSRPDLSRLKVRGSDYDKRELTQVMDKPVVTGDAVAHYRKICPGVPFVVFCVSIQHAEDVAADFNAAGISTAAISGRMRPDEVERALEGLADGRLLGVSSCDLISEGFDCPRVTAAISLRPTQSEALYIQQVGRALRPAPGKDRAIILDHAGNLWRHGWPDDPRNWELTTGRGREKGDAGAGISVRQCPSCYACHKPALSCPECGHVYVTNGREVEQVAGELAQADPGKDRLERWQRFKKIREAASLAEMQQIGLELGYKPGWAWIQWQLRQTRTQQIGRNA